A region of Burkholderiales bacterium JOSHI_001 DNA encodes the following proteins:
- a CDS encoding ketol-acid reductoisomerase (PFAM: Acetohydroxy acid isomeroreductase, catalytic domain~TIGRFAM: ketol-acid reductoisomerase) — protein MKVYYDKDADLSLIKGKNVTIIGYGSQGHAHAQNLNDSGVKVTVGLRKGGASWSKAEKAGLKVAEIADAVKTADVVMILLPDEQIAAVYNADVAPNMKAGASLAFAHGFNVHYGQVVPREDIDVWMVAPKAPGHTVRNTYTQGGGVPHLIAVHADKTGKARDLALSYAAANGGGKAGIIETNFREETETDLFGEQAVLCGGTVELIKAGFETLVEAGYAPEMAYFECLHELKLIVDLIYEGGIANMNYSISNNAEYGEYVTGPKIVTEDTKNAMRQCLKDIQTGEYAKSFILENRAGAPTLLSRRRLTADHNIEVVGEKLRAMMPWIKANKLVDKSRN, from the coding sequence ATGAAGGTTTACTACGACAAAGACGCCGACCTGTCCCTCATCAAGGGCAAGAATGTCACCATCATTGGTTACGGCTCGCAGGGCCATGCGCACGCGCAGAACCTGAACGATTCCGGCGTGAAGGTCACGGTCGGCCTGCGCAAGGGCGGTGCCAGCTGGTCCAAGGCCGAGAAGGCCGGCCTGAAGGTGGCCGAGATCGCCGACGCGGTGAAGACCGCCGACGTGGTGATGATCCTGCTGCCCGACGAGCAGATCGCGGCCGTGTACAACGCCGATGTGGCGCCCAACATGAAGGCAGGCGCCAGCCTGGCTTTTGCGCACGGCTTCAACGTGCACTACGGCCAGGTGGTGCCGCGCGAGGACATCGACGTCTGGATGGTGGCGCCCAAGGCCCCCGGCCACACCGTGCGCAACACCTACACCCAGGGCGGCGGCGTGCCGCACCTGATCGCCGTGCACGCCGACAAGACCGGCAAGGCGCGCGACCTGGCCCTGAGCTACGCCGCTGCCAATGGCGGTGGCAAGGCCGGCATCATCGAGACCAACTTCCGCGAAGAGACTGAAACCGACCTGTTCGGAGAGCAGGCCGTGCTGTGCGGTGGCACCGTCGAGTTGATCAAGGCGGGCTTCGAAACCCTGGTGGAAGCCGGCTACGCGCCCGAGATGGCCTACTTCGAATGCCTGCACGAGCTGAAGCTGATCGTGGACCTGATCTACGAAGGCGGCATCGCGAACATGAACTACTCGATCAGCAACAACGCTGAATATGGCGAGTACGTCACCGGCCCCAAGATCGTGACCGAGGACACCAAGAACGCGATGCGCCAGTGCCTGAAGGACATCCAGACCGGCGAATACGCCAAGAGCTTCATCCTGGAAAACCGCGCCGGCGCGCCCACGCTGCTGAGCCGCCGCCGCCTGACCGCCGACCACAACATCGAAGTGGTGGGCGAGAAGCTGCGCGCCATGATGCCCTGGATCAAGGCCAACAAGCTGGTGGACAAGAGCCGCAACTGA
- a CDS encoding acetolactate synthase, small subunit (PFAM: Small subunit of acetolactate synthase; ACT domain~TIGRFAM: acetolactate synthase, small subunit) produces MKHIIAVLLENEPGALSRVVALFSARGYNIESLTVAPTEDASLSRMTIVTTGSDEVIEQITKHLNRLIEVVKVVDLTEGSFTERELMLIKVRAVGKEREEMKRMADIFRGRIIDVTEKSYTLELTGDAGKLDAFIEAIDRTAILETVRTGTSGIGRGERILRV; encoded by the coding sequence ATGAAACACATCATTGCCGTGCTGCTCGAGAACGAGCCGGGCGCCCTGTCCCGTGTGGTGGCGCTGTTTTCCGCCCGCGGCTACAACATCGAAAGCCTGACCGTGGCGCCGACCGAAGATGCGTCGCTGTCGCGCATGACCATTGTCACCACCGGCTCGGACGAAGTGATCGAGCAGATCACCAAGCACCTGAACCGCCTGATCGAGGTGGTGAAGGTGGTCGACCTGACCGAAGGCAGCTTCACCGAGCGCGAACTCATGCTGATCAAGGTGCGCGCGGTGGGCAAGGAGCGCGAGGAGATGAAGCGCATGGCCGACATCTTCCGCGGCCGCATCATCGACGTCACCGAAAAAAGCTACACGCTGGAACTGACCGGCGACGCGGGCAAGTTGGACGCTTTCATCGAAGCGATCGACCGCACCGCCATTCTTGAAACCGTGCGCACCGGCACCAGCGGGATCGGTCGCGGCGAGCGGATCCTCAGGGTCTGA